The Pelosinus sp. IPA-1 genome contains a region encoding:
- the fliB gene encoding flagellin lysine-N-methylase → MYIYLDIIKEFSCEMCGQCCRNDWQVTMDEESYSRNALLFKERGREEEFSKAFIPITGKGELGEYAYIAKKTSGGCWFLAEDHLCLLQGEAGHSHLDAVCQTYPRYPMNTARGMELTLSFSCPAVIKLVSRIEPIKILRSEEPPMVILPNNYVVHIFPEQQSIYNPLHYYFEIEHHLLDIIQCRQITIGERIQLLKETIWKIDDLKKDDTLGQKLNSIIYTNYELMDGKEAITQSTEHCTPEILMENFFVNFIFKKPFYLYGLQKGIDLIEKIWQAIESVRKHADNLPKDMEDISQSIMELELQYSHNRKSLLT, encoded by the coding sequence ATGTATATTTATCTTGATATTATAAAAGAATTTTCTTGTGAAATGTGTGGACAATGTTGCCGCAATGATTGGCAGGTTACAATGGATGAAGAGAGTTATAGCCGCAATGCCTTATTATTTAAAGAGAGGGGCAGGGAAGAAGAATTTTCAAAGGCATTTATCCCCATTACAGGGAAAGGGGAGCTAGGTGAATATGCCTACATTGCAAAAAAAACCAGTGGTGGTTGTTGGTTTTTAGCGGAAGATCATCTTTGCCTTCTTCAAGGTGAGGCTGGTCATAGTCATCTTGATGCGGTCTGTCAGACTTACCCTCGCTATCCGATGAATACAGCTAGAGGAATGGAATTAACATTAAGTTTCAGCTGCCCAGCAGTTATTAAACTTGTCAGTCGAATTGAGCCCATAAAGATCTTGCGTTCAGAGGAACCACCTATGGTAATACTCCCCAATAATTATGTAGTTCATATATTTCCTGAACAACAATCTATTTATAATCCATTACATTATTATTTTGAAATAGAACATCATTTGCTTGATATTATACAGTGCAGACAAATTACCATAGGAGAGCGCATACAGCTCCTGAAAGAGACCATTTGGAAAATCGATGACTTAAAAAAAGATGATACCTTAGGACAAAAATTGAATTCCATTATCTATACTAATTATGAATTGATGGATGGGAAAGAAGCCATTACACAATCTACAGAGCATTGCACTCCAGAAATACTAATGGAAAACTTTTTTGTGAATTTTATCTTTAAAAAACCTTTCTATTTATATGGTCTTCAAAAGGGCATAGACCTTATAGAAAAGATATGGCAAGCTATTGAAAGTGTAAGAAAACATGCTGATAACTTACCAAAGGATATGGAGGATATCAGTCAGTCGATTATGGAGCTAGAATTACAATATAGTCATAACCGAAAAAGTTTGCTAACATGA
- a CDS encoding acetate uptake transporter has product MNNNDTQHVKLVVADPSSLGLFGLAMVTFVASTQKLGITTGLSFVIPWAIFLGAFAQLMAASLDFKHNNIFGATAFAGYAFFWFSVAACWLIKLGVFGQALMTGIDMGQLGFGFIGYLIFSLFMTIGSTETNKVLFTIFVLIDVLLAMLALDAFGVNHWAHTVAGYTEFAISLVSFYGSAAVVLNHHFGKPFLPTGKPFGIFK; this is encoded by the coding sequence ATGAACAATAATGACACGCAACATGTAAAACTCGTAGTAGCAGACCCATCTAGCTTAGGATTATTTGGTTTGGCAATGGTTACTTTCGTAGCATCAACTCAAAAACTCGGCATTACAACAGGTTTATCTTTTGTGATTCCATGGGCCATTTTTTTGGGAGCTTTTGCTCAATTAATGGCGGCATCACTCGATTTTAAACACAATAATATTTTTGGTGCTACTGCATTTGCTGGGTATGCTTTCTTCTGGTTTTCAGTTGCAGCTTGCTGGTTAATTAAATTAGGAGTTTTTGGACAGGCTCTCATGACGGGTATCGATATGGGACAATTAGGTTTTGGTTTTATTGGATATTTGATTTTTTCATTATTTATGACGATTGGCTCTACGGAAACAAACAAGGTATTATTTACCATATTCGTACTCATTGATGTATTGTTGGCAATGCTAGCCTTAGATGCTTTTGGCGTAAATCACTGGGCTCATACAGTAGCTGGATACACTGAATTTGCTATTTCTTTAGTATCTTTTTACGGCTCAGCTGCCGTTGTCTTAAATCATCACTTTGGCAAACCATTTTTACCAACGGGTAAGCCTTTCGGAATCTTTAAATAA
- a CDS encoding NCS2 family permease, with protein sequence MESLFKLGERGTSVSTEVLAGVTTFLTLAYSVIVIPSVLSLTGMDFNGVFMAVILSSVIGTLIMGLFANYPIVIGPGLGLNAYFAFSVVKGGGFSWEVALGAVFISGIMFLLVSLTEFRSILIDAIPASLKHAITAGIGFFVCFIGLQSAKIVVDSPATLVTLGKLSEPIPLLTIIGLVVSLVLLTYRVKAALFIGMLVTAVVAYAMGFMSLPSQFIVMPNGLEHTLLKLDIQGVLDSGLYSVIFTFFLITLFDTTGTLLGMAEQARLLVNGKFPNAKGAFLADATGTVAGALLGTSPTATCIESSAGVAAGGRSGLTAVTVAILFLITLFFSPIAKMLSSIPSVTAPALIIVGFFMMNGLRDIDWQNIEEAFPAFLVVAAMPLTYSIATGIGIGFIVYPLLKLMRGKGREVHPILYLFMVLFFIQIGILNH encoded by the coding sequence ATGGAATCATTATTTAAGCTAGGGGAAAGAGGAACGAGTGTATCAACGGAGGTTTTAGCAGGTGTAACAACATTTTTAACATTAGCCTATTCTGTAATTGTTATCCCCTCCGTGCTGAGTTTGACGGGTATGGATTTTAACGGAGTTTTTATGGCAGTCATTTTGAGCAGTGTAATTGGTACCCTAATTATGGGTTTATTTGCAAATTATCCTATTGTTATCGGACCAGGATTGGGCTTAAATGCGTATTTTGCTTTTAGTGTAGTAAAAGGTGGAGGATTTTCCTGGGAAGTGGCGTTAGGAGCTGTTTTTATATCGGGTATCATGTTTTTGTTAGTGTCTCTTACTGAATTTCGCTCCATACTAATTGATGCCATTCCTGCTAGTTTGAAGCATGCTATCACAGCGGGAATTGGTTTTTTTGTGTGCTTTATTGGGCTTCAGAGTGCCAAAATTGTAGTGGATTCTCCTGCCACTTTAGTAACGCTAGGTAAGCTTTCAGAACCAATACCATTATTAACGATTATTGGACTTGTTGTGTCTCTTGTCTTGCTAACTTACCGGGTAAAGGCTGCTCTATTTATTGGTATGCTGGTAACTGCAGTGGTCGCTTACGCTATGGGATTTATGTCTTTACCGTCTCAGTTTATTGTTATGCCTAATGGACTAGAGCATACTTTACTAAAACTAGATATACAAGGTGTCCTAGATTCAGGTTTATATTCTGTTATTTTTACCTTCTTTTTGATTACTTTATTTGATACGACAGGTACCTTGCTGGGGATGGCAGAGCAAGCCAGATTATTAGTAAATGGTAAATTCCCAAATGCAAAAGGTGCTTTCTTAGCCGATGCAACAGGTACGGTTGCTGGAGCCCTCTTGGGGACTAGTCCAACGGCTACTTGTATAGAGTCTAGCGCAGGTGTAGCAGCAGGGGGACGTAGTGGATTAACGGCTGTTACAGTAGCTATTCTGTTTTTAATTACTTTGTTTTTTTCCCCGATTGCGAAGATGTTATCAAGTATTCCTTCAGTAACAGCACCTGCCTTGATTATCGTTGGCTTTTTTATGATGAATGGCTTGCGTGATATTGATTGGCAAAACATTGAGGAAGCCTTTCCGGCATTCTTAGTCGTAGCTGCGATGCCACTTACCTATAGCATTGCGACAGGTATTGGCATTGGATTTATCGTCTACCCATTACTAAAATTAATGAGGGGTAAAGGGCGAGAGGTTCATCCGATTTTATATTTATTTATGGTCTTATTCTTTATTCAAATTGGAATCTTAAATCACTAA
- a CDS encoding SDR family oxidoreductase: protein MKTLQNKIVFISGASSGIGRACAELFAQAGAKVILCARSVEKVQEIADVLKAKYQTDALALKLDVQDKNAVNEIVDTLPSEWEKIDILVNNAGLARGLEKLHQGDVEDWEAMIDTNVKGLLYLTRKIVPQMLENKVNGHVINIGSIAGIHAYPGGAVYCATKSAVKFLSDGLRMDVVDTPIRVTNIQPGMVETNFSVIRFHGDKGKADNVYDGIKPLVAEDIADIVVYAASAPAHVQICEVTVTPTNQATGGILHKEKK from the coding sequence ATGAAGACATTGCAGAATAAAATTGTATTCATTAGCGGCGCCAGTAGTGGAATTGGTAGGGCTTGCGCTGAATTGTTTGCACAGGCAGGGGCAAAAGTAATCCTGTGTGCAAGAAGTGTTGAGAAGGTACAAGAAATAGCCGATGTTTTAAAGGCTAAGTACCAAACAGATGCATTAGCGCTAAAGCTTGACGTCCAAGATAAAAACGCAGTAAACGAGATAGTGGATACATTGCCTTCCGAATGGGAAAAAATAGATATTCTAGTCAATAATGCAGGTTTGGCCCGCGGTTTAGAAAAACTTCACCAAGGCGATGTAGAAGATTGGGAAGCTATGATTGACACTAATGTTAAGGGGTTATTGTATCTGACGAGAAAGATTGTTCCTCAAATGTTAGAAAATAAAGTGAATGGGCATGTCATTAATATCGGTTCCATTGCTGGCATTCATGCTTATCCAGGTGGTGCAGTCTATTGTGCTACAAAATCAGCAGTCAAATTTTTAAGTGATGGACTTAGAATGGATGTGGTAGATACACCGATCAGAGTCACTAATATTCAGCCGGGTATGGTTGAAACCAACTTCAGTGTAATTAGGTTCCACGGCGACAAAGGAAAAGCTGACAATGTATATGATGGGATTAAGCCTCTTGTTGCAGAGGATATAGCAGACATTGTTGTATATGCAGCCAGTGCACCAGCTCATGTTCAAATTTGTGAAGTAACAGTTACACCTACCAACCAAGCTACGGGTGGTATCTTACATAAAGAGAAAAAATAA
- a CDS encoding anaerobic nitric oxide reductase flavorubredoxin encodes MSFKIRDGLTWVGKIDWELRTFHGEEYSTHKGTSYNSYLIQDEKTVLLDTVWMPFAHEFIQNLEREIPLTKIDALVITHGEVDHSGALPELMKKIPNVPIYCTANAVKSLKGQYHQDWNFKIVKTGDKLNLGSKELIFVEAPMLHWPDTMFAYMTSDNILFSSDAFGQHYASALMYNDLVDQGELYQECTKYYANILTPLSKFVDKKIKEVVGLNLPVDMICSSHGVIWRDNPLQIVTQYAKWALDYQENQITIIYDTMWNGTRRMAEEVAKGIQSVDDKVVVKLFNSAKADKNDIISEVFKSKAIILGSPTVYKGVLSSIAGIMEEIKGLDFKNKKAAAFGAYGWSGEGTKVLSSLLQSSGFTLVNDGLRELWNPDEQAIENCKKFGRDFLAMIK; translated from the coding sequence ATGAGCTTTAAAATTAGAGACGGTCTTACATGGGTAGGGAAAATTGACTGGGAATTACGGACATTCCATGGCGAAGAATATTCGACTCACAAAGGGACATCTTATAATTCTTATTTGATTCAGGACGAGAAGACAGTGTTACTAGATACAGTTTGGATGCCCTTTGCCCACGAATTTATTCAGAACTTAGAACGCGAAATTCCGTTAACAAAAATTGATGCTCTTGTCATTACTCATGGTGAAGTTGATCATAGTGGAGCCTTACCTGAACTAATGAAAAAAATTCCTAATGTACCTATTTACTGCACAGCCAATGCGGTGAAATCCTTAAAGGGACAATATCATCAGGATTGGAATTTTAAAATAGTTAAGACTGGGGATAAGTTGAATTTAGGTTCAAAAGAACTCATCTTTGTAGAAGCACCAATGCTACACTGGCCCGATACCATGTTTGCCTATATGACAAGTGATAATATCTTGTTCAGCAGCGATGCCTTCGGTCAGCATTATGCATCAGCGCTCATGTACAATGATCTTGTGGACCAAGGAGAATTGTACCAGGAATGCACAAAATATTATGCTAATATCTTGACTCCTCTAAGTAAATTTGTTGATAAAAAGATCAAGGAAGTTGTAGGCCTGAATTTACCAGTTGATATGATTTGTTCTAGTCATGGCGTTATTTGGCGCGATAACCCATTACAAATTGTTACTCAATATGCTAAGTGGGCCCTAGATTACCAAGAAAATCAAATTACCATCATATATGATACTATGTGGAATGGCACTCGTCGCATGGCCGAGGAAGTTGCCAAAGGAATACAATCAGTAGATGATAAAGTAGTTGTAAAGTTATTTAATAGTGCAAAAGCGGATAAAAATGATATTATTAGCGAAGTGTTTAAATCAAAAGCAATTATTCTGGGTTCTCCCACAGTTTACAAAGGAGTATTGTCCTCTATTGCAGGGATTATGGAAGAAATAAAAGGTTTGGATTTTAAAAACAAGAAAGCTGCTGCTTTTGGTGCTTACGGATGGAGTGGGGAAGGGACTAAGGTTTTATCTAGTTTACTGCAAAGCAGTGGTTTTACCTTAGTCAATGACGGATTGCGTGAACTATGGAACCCAGACGAGCAGGCTATTGAAAATTGTAAAAAATTCGGTAGGGATTTTCTCGCAATGATCAAATAA
- a CDS encoding 6-phosphofructokinase, whose product MKLIGKALIAQGGGPTAVINQSMAGVVAEARKYSQITNIYGALRGVEGILNEDFIDLSQETSCNLEQVAQSPSSALFSTRVKPDENYCKEIFKVLKAHDIRYFFYIGGNDSADTVHIVSEQAKLDNYEFRAIHIPKTIDNDLLINDHTPGYSSAARFVMQAFSGINLDMRALSGVYIGVVMGRNSGFLTAAAAAAQKFPDDGPHLIYLPERPFNIDNFAADVQKVYLQYGYCVVAVSEGIKDSSDRPIILSLLKDVEKDAHGNVTMSGTGALGDLLTQAVKEKLGISRVRSDTFGYIQRCFLGCASDVDQREAREVGEKAVQFALATNCDGSVTIHRIGDYAVEYKMTPLADLAGKTKHMPDNFINAAGNHVTNAFKDYLRPLLGSNLPSATRLRAPKVAKILK is encoded by the coding sequence ATGAAATTGATTGGAAAAGCACTAATTGCCCAAGGGGGAGGCCCGACTGCCGTTATTAATCAAAGTATGGCAGGAGTGGTTGCAGAAGCACGAAAATATAGTCAAATCACGAACATCTATGGTGCCTTACGAGGGGTCGAAGGCATTTTGAATGAGGACTTTATTGATTTAAGCCAAGAAACATCCTGTAATCTTGAGCAAGTGGCACAAAGCCCATCATCAGCCCTGTTTTCTACTCGCGTTAAACCTGATGAAAACTATTGTAAAGAAATTTTCAAAGTATTAAAAGCCCACGATATCCGTTACTTCTTCTACATTGGCGGCAATGATTCTGCTGACACGGTACATATTGTGAGTGAACAAGCTAAGCTGGATAATTATGAATTTCGTGCCATTCATATACCAAAAACCATTGACAATGACTTATTGATTAATGACCATACACCTGGCTATAGCTCTGCCGCACGTTTTGTAATGCAGGCATTTTCGGGGATTAACCTTGATATGAGAGCATTGTCAGGAGTCTATATCGGTGTCGTCATGGGAAGGAATTCCGGTTTTTTAACTGCAGCAGCAGCGGCGGCACAAAAATTTCCTGATGATGGTCCTCATCTTATCTACTTACCAGAACGTCCATTTAACATTGATAACTTCGCTGCTGATGTACAGAAAGTATATTTACAGTATGGTTATTGTGTTGTAGCAGTATCAGAAGGTATCAAAGACTCTTCTGACCGCCCTATTATTTTAAGTTTACTAAAAGATGTAGAAAAAGACGCCCATGGCAATGTAACCATGTCGGGAACAGGAGCCTTAGGCGATTTACTTACCCAAGCTGTGAAAGAAAAACTAGGAATTTCTAGAGTTCGTAGCGATACTTTCGGTTATATTCAGCGCTGTTTCCTCGGCTGTGCTTCCGACGTGGATCAACGGGAAGCCCGAGAAGTCGGCGAAAAAGCCGTGCAATTTGCCCTCGCTACTAACTGCGATGGTTCCGTTACAATTCATCGTATAGGAGATTATGCAGTAGAATATAAAATGACACCGCTGGCCGATTTAGCAGGTAAAACAAAGCACATGCCTGATAATTTCATCAATGCTGCTGGCAATCATGTAACAAATGCTTTCAAAGATTATCTTAGACCGCTGCTTGGTTCTAATCTTCCCTCAGCAACTAGACTAAGAGCTCCCAAAGTTGCAAAAATATTAAAATAA
- a CDS encoding aspartate kinase, giving the protein MALIVKKFGGSSVATPEKIMAVAQRVLREKGPEDKMVVVVSAMGDTTDDLITLANTLVGQPYTYAREMDMLLSTGEQVTIALLAMTFNKLGHPAISLTGSQAGIKTNNAYTKGKILNVNPKRVLAQLDKGNIVVVAGFQGSNAEGDILTLGRGGSDTSAVALAGALKADVCEIFTDVDGIYSADPRVVKNARRMKEITCDEMLEMARLGAVVMQPRSVEMGKHYGVPIHVRSTFTQDSGTFIKEVCTMEEKEFVIKGVTHDTNVAKIGLLGVPNRPGIAFKIFSALATANIDVDMIVQSIRNTDKNIIDMLFTIALPDLAQTKKIVEELGKEMQVAGILLDDNVAKVSIVGAGMLGSPGIAANMFGALSDAEVNIEVISTSEISISCLIQASRVKEAVNAIHARFFPEE; this is encoded by the coding sequence ATGGCTTTAATTGTAAAAAAATTTGGCGGGAGTTCCGTTGCTACACCTGAAAAAATTATGGCAGTAGCCCAACGGGTATTACGGGAAAAAGGTCCTGAAGATAAAATGGTTGTAGTGGTATCAGCAATGGGAGATACTACTGATGATTTAATAACCTTAGCCAATACCTTAGTTGGACAACCTTATACATATGCTCGTGAAATGGACATGCTATTATCAACGGGCGAACAGGTAACCATTGCCTTACTGGCGATGACCTTCAATAAATTGGGGCATCCTGCAATTTCCCTTACTGGTTCGCAAGCCGGTATAAAAACCAATAACGCTTATACTAAAGGTAAAATTCTAAATGTCAATCCTAAGAGAGTTTTAGCCCAGCTTGATAAAGGTAATATTGTTGTTGTCGCTGGTTTTCAAGGCTCTAATGCAGAGGGGGACATTCTGACCTTAGGTCGGGGTGGTTCTGACACTTCAGCCGTAGCTTTAGCTGGAGCACTCAAGGCAGATGTATGTGAAATATTCACGGATGTAGATGGTATCTATTCTGCGGATCCTAGGGTTGTAAAAAATGCTCGCCGCATGAAAGAAATTACTTGTGATGAAATGCTCGAAATGGCTAGGCTAGGGGCAGTTGTCATGCAGCCTCGCTCAGTGGAAATGGGTAAACATTATGGTGTACCTATTCATGTACGTTCAACTTTCACCCAAGATTCAGGCACATTTATTAAGGAGGTATGTACAATGGAAGAAAAGGAATTTGTAATTAAAGGGGTCACTCACGATACGAATGTAGCTAAAATAGGATTATTAGGCGTTCCCAATCGACCTGGTATTGCTTTTAAAATTTTCTCAGCTTTAGCAACAGCCAATATTGATGTGGATATGATTGTACAGAGCATTCGTAATACTGATAAAAATATAATTGATATGTTATTTACCATAGCCTTGCCTGATCTTGCTCAAACTAAGAAAATCGTAGAAGAATTAGGAAAAGAAATGCAAGTCGCTGGAATTCTTCTAGATGATAATGTAGCCAAAGTATCTATAGTTGGTGCAGGCATGTTAGGAAGCCCTGGTATCGCCGCCAATATGTTTGGGGCTTTATCCGATGCTGAGGTAAACATCGAAGTTATTAGCACCTCGGAAATCAGTATTTCCTGCCTCATTCAAGCTAGCAGGGTAAAGGAAGCTGTAAATGCAATTCACGCCCGCTTCTTCCCTGAAGAGTAG
- a CDS encoding pyridoxamine 5'-phosphate oxidase family protein, translated as MELKEYFASVKGTGILSTADDKGVVNAAVYASPHCLEDGLVAFIMRPRKTHENIILNPSACFLFMEAGRMEGKRIYLTKVKEEKNSELLFSLRRHCKQDESERKEDLYLVFFKVDKVRNLVGDQEV; from the coding sequence ATGGAATTAAAAGAATATTTTGCATCGGTTAAAGGTACAGGTATTTTATCTACTGCTGATGATAAAGGGGTAGTGAATGCTGCTGTATATGCAAGCCCCCATTGTCTAGAGGATGGCTTGGTCGCGTTTATTATGAGACCACGCAAGACTCATGAGAATATTATCCTTAACCCTAGTGCTTGCTTCTTATTTATGGAAGCGGGTAGGATGGAAGGGAAACGTATCTATCTCACTAAGGTAAAGGAAGAAAAAAATAGTGAATTGCTTTTTTCTCTCCGCCGCCATTGTAAACAAGATGAATCAGAAAGGAAAGAAGACTTATATCTTGTTTTCTTTAAGGTAGATAAAGTACGGAATTTAGTGGGAGATCAAGAAGTTTAA
- the ric gene encoding iron-sulfur cluster repair di-iron protein, which produces MEKKFTSSQAVGAIVAEFPQAAEIFKGYRIDFCCGGDKTLKVAVQELGLDENTVLEQLNQAYSKTVNQSKKSDEVDWRKESFTTLVDHIVNTHHLYLQKELPQISEFVTKILRVHGQNHSELTRVHKLFHTLKMELEQHLIKEEEILFPLIKQYEKNPSDQLLDKIKQVTNDIEEEHEQAGDIIKELRNITNQYELPANTCTTYQLAYQKLEEMESDIFQHIHLENNILHPRLQGRI; this is translated from the coding sequence ATGGAAAAGAAATTTACATCTAGTCAGGCTGTGGGTGCTATTGTTGCAGAATTCCCTCAAGCGGCTGAAATTTTTAAAGGATACAGAATCGATTTTTGTTGCGGCGGCGACAAAACGCTAAAAGTAGCAGTACAAGAATTAGGGCTTGATGAGAATACTGTATTAGAACAATTAAACCAAGCCTATAGTAAAACAGTAAATCAAAGTAAGAAAAGTGACGAAGTCGATTGGCGTAAGGAGTCCTTTACTACTCTTGTAGATCACATTGTCAATACACATCATCTGTACTTACAAAAAGAACTACCACAAATCAGTGAATTTGTAACAAAAATCTTACGTGTTCATGGTCAAAATCATAGTGAATTAACGAGGGTACATAAATTATTCCATACATTAAAAATGGAATTAGAGCAACATCTGATAAAAGAAGAGGAGATACTGTTTCCTCTTATAAAACAATATGAAAAGAATCCATCCGATCAGTTACTTGATAAAATTAAACAGGTGACCAATGATATTGAAGAAGAGCATGAGCAAGCAGGAGATATTATAAAAGAACTGCGTAACATTACTAATCAATATGAGTTGCCCGCGAATACTTGTACAACCTATCAACTTGCATATCAAAAATTAGAGGAAATGGAGTCGGATATTTTTCAACACATTCATTTGGAAAATAATATCCTTCATCCCCGTTTGCAAGGTAGAATTTAA
- a CDS encoding NCS2 family permease, translated as MSSWFRLEERGTTISTEIIAGITTFLTMVYIVIVNPAVLHIAGMDFDGVFMATILASALATLIMGIFANYPIAIAPGMGMNAYFSYSVVLASGHSWQVALGAVFITGIIFLLLSLTKFRYVLIDSIPTSLKHAITAGIGLFISFIGLQNAKIVVASPATLVTLGNLGEPITFMSIVGLVIALILMVYRVKGAIFVGMLITSAIAYFRGMLVLPDSLFMVPHGIVNTAWQMNVAGVFEQGLYAVVFTFLLITLFDTTGTMLGVAEQAGLLKDGKFPRVRGALLADAVGTTVGAALGTSPTSAYIESSSGVAVGGRTGLTAVVTAILLLVTLFFAPVAKMLASIPAVTAPALIIVGFFMMEGLRSIDWGDLEEAFPAFLIVIAMPLTYSIATGIGIGFIVYPILKVLRGKAGAVHPILYVFAILFFIQLGFFSH; from the coding sequence TTGAGTTCATGGTTTCGACTAGAAGAGCGGGGAACTACGATATCGACTGAAATCATTGCTGGTATCACTACTTTTTTAACAATGGTGTATATTGTCATCGTAAATCCTGCTGTTTTACATATTGCTGGCATGGATTTTGACGGTGTATTTATGGCGACCATTTTAGCAAGTGCTTTAGCAACTTTGATTATGGGGATATTTGCTAATTATCCCATTGCGATAGCACCAGGCATGGGGATGAATGCATACTTTTCCTATAGTGTTGTATTAGCAAGCGGACATTCTTGGCAGGTAGCACTAGGAGCCGTATTTATAACAGGAATTATATTCCTATTGCTTTCCTTAACCAAATTTCGTTATGTTCTCATTGATTCCATTCCTACAAGCTTAAAACATGCAATTACTGCAGGTATTGGTTTATTTATCTCTTTTATTGGGCTACAGAATGCGAAGATTGTGGTTGCCTCCCCGGCAACCTTAGTAACATTAGGTAATTTAGGTGAACCAATTACCTTTATGTCAATCGTTGGTCTTGTCATTGCCCTAATCTTAATGGTTTACCGTGTCAAAGGTGCCATATTTGTTGGTATGCTGATTACTTCTGCTATTGCCTATTTTCGAGGTATGTTAGTATTGCCAGATAGTTTGTTTATGGTGCCCCATGGTATTGTAAATACTGCGTGGCAAATGAATGTGGCGGGCGTATTTGAGCAAGGGCTCTATGCAGTGGTATTTACATTCTTACTGATCACCTTGTTTGATACGACGGGTACTATGTTAGGAGTAGCTGAGCAGGCTGGATTGTTAAAGGACGGGAAGTTTCCTCGTGTACGAGGAGCACTCTTAGCCGATGCCGTAGGTACCACCGTAGGAGCTGCTTTAGGTACGAGCCCAACTTCTGCCTACATTGAATCAAGTTCGGGTGTTGCCGTAGGGGGACGTACCGGTTTGACGGCTGTCGTAACGGCAATTTTGTTGCTGGTTACCTTGTTTTTTGCGCCTGTAGCAAAAATGTTGGCGAGTATACCAGCTGTTACGGCACCTGCTTTGATTATTGTCGGGTTCTTCATGATGGAAGGATTACGGAGTATTGATTGGGGAGATTTAGAAGAAGCCTTTCCAGCTTTTTTAATTGTGATTGCCATGCCTTTAACTTATAGCATTGCTACAGGTATTGGTATTGGATTTATTGTATATCCTATTTTAAAGGTACTGCGTGGAAAAGCAGGTGCAGTTCACCCTATATTATACGTATTTGCAATATTGTTTTTCATACAGCTAGGCTTTTTTAGCCATTGA
- a CDS encoding Crp/Fnr family transcriptional regulator → MHNCTDQIEHICASIVPIFKMLHINELQKINMLIRKKNYHKGTVLFNKGDIAKHLYIVRYGRVKVYEMSEDGRQQIVRLLEPGDFFGELALLMDEQHYLLNAETLEDTGICLLSRDDLKNIMRENSEISAGVMHALTERLAYAEKFISNLSLQTIEQRLITWLRIMGEKEGVITPQGTRLTINLPRHELASLFGTTRETLSRKISKLQAEGFIKISSPKQILLLDKLRHYSL, encoded by the coding sequence ATGCATAATTGCACAGACCAAATAGAACACATTTGCGCTAGTATCGTACCTATCTTTAAGATGCTGCACATCAATGAATTGCAAAAAATTAATATGCTAATTAGAAAGAAAAATTATCATAAGGGCACAGTACTCTTTAATAAAGGAGACATCGCCAAACATCTTTACATTGTGCGTTATGGACGGGTAAAGGTCTATGAAATGTCAGAGGATGGTCGCCAACAAATTGTGCGCCTACTAGAACCTGGAGACTTCTTCGGAGAGCTAGCATTATTGATGGATGAACAGCACTATCTTCTTAATGCAGAGACATTGGAAGATACAGGGATTTGTCTACTTTCCCGAGATGACTTGAAAAACATTATGAGGGAAAACTCAGAAATTTCCGCAGGTGTGATGCATGCTCTAACAGAAAGACTTGCCTACGCTGAGAAATTCATTAGTAATCTTTCATTACAAACCATTGAACAACGATTAATTACGTGGCTGCGCATTATGGGAGAAAAAGAGGGAGTCATTACACCTCAAGGCACCCGACTCACCATTAATTTGCCAAGACATGAGCTAGCCAGCCTATTCGGCACTACACGCGAGACCTTAAGCCGTAAAATTTCAAAACTACAGGCAGAAGGATTTATAAAAATCAGTAGTCCGAAACAAATACTACTTCTCGATAAACTTAGGCATTACTCACTTTAA